From one Streptomyces sp. N50 genomic stretch:
- a CDS encoding MFS transporter, translating to MTDSTDPPVPPADPPAEPPTGLRALLPDLTPWHASADFRRLWVAGLVSSFGSFLTFVALPVQIKELTGSAAAVGAVGAVELVPLIVFGLYGGALADAWDKRKLIVWTEVGLGVLCGALLFNSLLPRPALWPLYVIAALTSVLGAIQRPALDSLWPRIVAHEHMTAASALNSLRWTVGGVTGPAVAGVVVAFAGLPYAFAADTVTYGISVVLIFRIAASPGAHEARKPSLRSIAEGARYAWSRKELLGTYAIDLAAMFFAMPLAVLPFLADDLHAPWALGLMYSTVPAGALLVSVTSGWTSRIHRHGRMVVLAAALWGAAIACAGAVGNVWLVLLFLTVAGGCDMVSGIFRGVIWNQTIPDELRGRLAGIELLSYSVGPQLGQVRSGGMAALSGVRTSVWAGGLMCVGAVGLLAAGLPKLMSYDARTDEHALRLKARRAAPTPPPAPSPASSPSPAPSPAPSTSPAGD from the coding sequence GTGACCGACAGCACGGATCCCCCTGTTCCCCCCGCCGATCCCCCCGCCGAACCCCCCACAGGCCTCCGCGCCCTCCTCCCCGACCTGACCCCCTGGCACGCCTCCGCCGACTTCCGCAGGCTCTGGGTCGCGGGCCTGGTTTCGAGTTTCGGCAGCTTCCTGACGTTCGTCGCGCTCCCGGTGCAGATCAAGGAACTCACCGGCTCCGCCGCGGCGGTGGGCGCGGTCGGAGCCGTGGAACTGGTCCCCCTCATCGTGTTCGGGCTCTACGGAGGCGCCCTCGCCGACGCGTGGGACAAGCGGAAGCTGATCGTGTGGACCGAGGTCGGACTGGGCGTGCTGTGCGGGGCGTTGCTGTTCAACTCGTTGTTGCCGCGGCCCGCCCTGTGGCCGCTGTATGTGATCGCCGCCCTGACCTCCGTGCTCGGCGCGATCCAGCGGCCCGCGCTGGACTCCCTGTGGCCGCGGATCGTGGCGCACGAGCACATGACGGCCGCCTCCGCGCTCAACTCCCTGCGCTGGACGGTCGGCGGGGTCACCGGACCGGCGGTGGCGGGCGTGGTCGTGGCGTTCGCGGGGCTGCCGTACGCGTTCGCGGCGGACACGGTGACGTATGGGATCTCCGTGGTCCTGATCTTCCGTATCGCCGCCTCGCCCGGCGCCCACGAGGCGCGCAAGCCGTCGCTGAGGTCCATCGCCGAGGGCGCCCGGTACGCCTGGAGCCGCAAGGAACTCCTGGGTACGTACGCCATCGACCTCGCGGCGATGTTCTTCGCGATGCCGCTCGCGGTGCTGCCGTTCCTCGCCGATGATCTGCACGCGCCGTGGGCGCTGGGGCTGATGTACTCGACCGTCCCGGCCGGTGCCCTGCTGGTGAGTGTGACCAGCGGCTGGACGTCCCGGATCCACCGGCACGGGCGGATGGTGGTGCTGGCGGCGGCGTTGTGGGGCGCGGCGATCGCCTGCGCGGGCGCGGTCGGGAACGTGTGGCTGGTGCTGCTGTTCCTCACCGTCGCGGGCGGCTGCGACATGGTCAGCGGCATCTTCCGCGGGGTCATCTGGAACCAGACGATCCCGGACGAGCTGCGCGGCAGGCTCGCCGGGATCGAGCTGCTGTCCTACTCGGTGGGCCCGCAGCTGGGCCAGGTCAGATCCGGTGGCATGGCCGCCCTGTCCGGGGTGCGGACGTCGGTGTGGGCGGGCGGGCTGATGTGCGTCGGCGCGGTGGGGCTGCTGGCCGCAGGACTGCCGAAGCTGATGTCGTACGACGCGAGGACGGACGAGCACGCGCTACGGCTGAAGGCGCGACGCGCGGCGCCGACTCCCCCGCCCGCACCCTCTCCCGCTTCCTCGCCCTCTCCCGCACCCTCGCCCGCTCCCTCGACGTCCCCGGCCGGGGACTGA
- the map gene encoding type I methionyl aminopeptidase gives MSGQSLLVPGELSPTRPVPGNIRRPEYVGKPAPTPYTGPEVQTPETIEAMRVAGRIAARAMAEAAKIISPGVTTDEIDKVAHEYMCDHGAYPSTLGYRGFPKSLCTSLNEVICHGIPDSTVLRDGDIINLDVTAYIGGVHGDNNATYLVGDVDEESRLLVERTRESLDRAIKAVRPGRQINIIGRVIESYAKRFGYGVVRDFTGHGINSSFHSGLIVPHYDSPHATTVIQPGMTFTIEPMLTLGTYEYDMWDDGWTVVTKDRKRTAQFEHTLVVTETGAEVLTLP, from the coding sequence ATGTCTGGCCAGTCGCTGCTCGTACCAGGGGAGCTCTCCCCCACCCGTCCCGTGCCCGGAAACATCCGTCGCCCCGAGTACGTCGGCAAGCCCGCGCCGACCCCGTACACCGGGCCGGAGGTGCAGACCCCCGAGACGATCGAGGCGATGCGCGTCGCCGGGCGGATCGCCGCGCGGGCGATGGCGGAGGCCGCGAAGATCATCTCGCCGGGGGTGACCACGGACGAGATCGACAAGGTCGCGCACGAGTACATGTGCGACCACGGCGCCTATCCGTCCACGCTCGGCTACCGCGGCTTCCCCAAGTCCCTGTGCACCTCGCTCAACGAGGTGATCTGCCACGGCATTCCGGACTCCACGGTGCTGCGCGACGGCGACATCATCAACCTCGACGTGACGGCGTACATCGGCGGGGTGCACGGCGACAACAACGCGACCTACCTGGTCGGTGACGTCGACGAGGAGTCCAGGCTGCTGGTCGAGCGCACGCGTGAGTCCCTGGACCGCGCGATCAAGGCGGTCCGGCCGGGCCGGCAGATCAACATCATCGGCCGGGTCATCGAGTCGTACGCCAAGCGCTTCGGCTACGGCGTGGTCCGGGACTTCACCGGCCACGGCATCAACTCGTCCTTCCACTCCGGCCTGATCGTCCCGCACTACGACAGCCCGCACGCGACGACGGTCATCCAGCCCGGGATGACGTTCACGATCGAGCCGATGCTGACGCTGGGGACGTACGAGTACGACATGTGGGACGACGGGTGGACGGTCGTCACGAAGGACCGGAAGCGGACGGCGCAGTTCGAGCACACGCTGGTGGTGACGGAGACGGGGGCGGAGGTTCTCACGCTGCCCTGA
- a CDS encoding biliverdin-producing heme oxygenase, with the protein MDSFSTVIRTASHEQHVEAETSTFMSDLLGGRLGVDAYARYTEQLWFVYEALETGAERLAADPVAGAFIRAELFRLPALERDLAHLRGAEWRSGLTALPATRAYADRVRECAEEWPAGYIAHHYTRYLGDLSGGQIIRDKAERTWGFSRKGDGVRFYVFEGIGNPAAFKRSYRELLDEVRVDDLEKQRIVAECKRAFALNTGVFRALGEEFPLSA; encoded by the coding sequence ATGGACTCCTTCTCGACAGTCATCCGCACCGCGTCCCACGAACAGCACGTGGAGGCAGAGACCTCCACCTTCATGAGCGATCTGCTCGGCGGCCGGCTGGGCGTGGACGCGTACGCCCGGTACACCGAGCAACTGTGGTTCGTCTACGAGGCGTTGGAGACCGGGGCGGAGCGGCTCGCGGCGGATCCGGTGGCCGGGGCGTTCATCCGGGCCGAGTTGTTCCGGCTGCCGGCGCTGGAGCGGGACCTCGCGCATCTGCGGGGTGCGGAGTGGCGGTCCGGGCTGACCGCGCTCCCTGCCACGCGGGCCTACGCGGACCGGGTGCGGGAGTGCGCCGAGGAGTGGCCGGCGGGGTACATCGCCCACCACTACACCCGTTACCTCGGGGATCTCTCCGGCGGGCAGATCATCCGGGACAAGGCGGAGCGGACCTGGGGGTTCTCCCGTAAGGGGGACGGGGTGCGGTTCTACGTGTTCGAGGGGATCGGGAACCCGGCGGCGTTCAAGCGGAGTTACCGCGAACTGCTGGATGAGGTTCGGGTCGATGATCTGGAGAAGCAGCGGATCGTGGCCGAGTGCAAGCGGGCGTTCGCGTTGAACACCGGGGTGTTCCGGGCGTTGGGTGAGGAGTTTCCGCTCTCCGCGTGA
- a CDS encoding PhzF family phenazine biosynthesis protein, whose translation MTDYDVLRVFCGPSGGYGNELGVVREGSVMPDPDERQVFAGKLGFSETVFVDDPERGVIDIYTPTTRLPFAGHPCVGTAWLLDIPELVTPAGIVGARLDGEFSWIEALPEWAPPRTLRQYATAPEVDALPVPPPGEWIYAWAWEDEAAGRVRARAFPGRDDGIHEDEATGAAALLLTDQLGRALNITQGAGSQILTAPQPGGWVEVGGRVFLER comes from the coding sequence GTGACTGACTACGACGTACTGCGTGTCTTCTGCGGCCCCAGCGGCGGATACGGCAACGAACTCGGCGTCGTCCGCGAGGGTTCCGTCATGCCGGACCCGGACGAGCGGCAGGTGTTCGCCGGGAAACTCGGCTTCAGCGAGACCGTGTTCGTCGACGACCCCGAGCGCGGAGTCATCGACATCTACACCCCGACCACGCGCCTGCCCTTCGCCGGCCACCCCTGCGTCGGCACGGCCTGGCTCCTGGACATCCCCGAACTGGTCACCCCCGCAGGCATCGTGGGCGCCCGCCTCGACGGAGAGTTCAGCTGGATCGAGGCCCTCCCGGAGTGGGCCCCACCCCGAACCCTCCGCCAGTACGCCACCGCCCCCGAGGTCGACGCCCTCCCCGTCCCCCCACCCGGCGAGTGGATCTACGCCTGGGCCTGGGAGGACGAGGCAGCGGGCCGCGTCCGCGCCCGCGCCTTCCCCGGTCGGGACGACGGCATCCACGAGGACGAGGCGACGGGCGCGGCGGCGCTGTTGTTGACGGACCAGTTGGGCAGGGCTCTCAACATCACGCAGGGGGCGGGTTCCCAGATCCTCACGGCACCGCAGCCCGGGGGTTGGGTGGAGGTCGGCGGCCGGGTGTTCCTGGAACGCTGA